In Actinomycetes bacterium, a genomic segment contains:
- a CDS encoding HAMP domain-containing sensor histidine kinase: MSLRSRLVVGLVALSAIGLFVAAVATYGLVGKFLVGRTDQQLVDARGPMLRTLTGEILGAETGTGRPINRTLLPQAYGEIRVDGQVIAVQQSTTLAGDQAAAPALDPLPARRLSTVGSVGGGEPRYRVLVEPLGAGRTLVVALPLTDIQQTLARLARIELFVALAVLTALAGLGWWVVRLGLAPLYRMEATADAIADGDLTRRVDTPDPRTEVGRLGLALNTMLGRIETAFAEKSASEERMRRFLADASHELRTPLTSIRGYSELFRRGADTRPDDLARAMSRIESESERMGVLVEELLTLARLDEGRIAERAPVDLAALAAQAAGDLSVAEPGRPVTVAAPAPVVVDGDEHQLRQVLGNLLANARVHTPAGTPVVVRVGTDGASDTASGAGAAGTAVLEVADRGPGIPAEDQPRVFERFYRVDPARTRASGGVGLGLAIVESVCTAHGGTVTAQENPGGGALFRVRLPLSKTPEDGRPSQRTPSADPQTSQPRPAPSTS; encoded by the coding sequence GTGTCCCTGCGGTCGCGGCTGGTCGTCGGCCTGGTGGCGCTGAGCGCCATCGGGCTGTTCGTCGCCGCGGTGGCCACCTACGGCTTGGTCGGGAAGTTCCTCGTGGGCCGCACCGACCAGCAGCTGGTGGACGCCCGCGGCCCGATGCTGCGCACGCTGACCGGGGAGATCTTGGGCGCCGAGACCGGCACCGGCCGGCCGATCAACCGCACGCTGCTCCCCCAGGCGTACGGCGAGATCCGGGTCGACGGCCAGGTCATCGCCGTCCAGCAGTCCACCACGCTGGCCGGTGACCAGGCCGCCGCACCGGCGCTCGACCCGCTGCCCGCCCGGCGGCTGTCCACCGTCGGCTCGGTCGGCGGCGGCGAGCCGCGCTACCGGGTGCTGGTCGAGCCGCTGGGTGCCGGCCGCACCCTGGTGGTGGCGCTGCCGCTCACCGACATCCAGCAGACGTTGGCCCGGCTGGCCCGCATCGAGCTGTTCGTGGCGCTGGCCGTGCTCACCGCCCTGGCCGGGCTGGGCTGGTGGGTCGTCCGGCTCGGGCTGGCCCCGCTGTACCGGATGGAGGCCACCGCCGACGCGATCGCGGACGGCGACCTCACCCGGCGGGTCGACACACCCGACCCGCGGACCGAGGTCGGCCGGCTCGGCCTGGCCCTGAACACCATGCTCGGCCGGATCGAGACGGCGTTCGCGGAGAAGTCCGCCTCCGAGGAGCGGATGCGCCGGTTCCTGGCCGACGCCTCGCACGAGCTGCGGACGCCGCTCACCTCGATCCGCGGCTACTCGGAGCTGTTCCGGCGCGGCGCGGACACCCGCCCGGACGACCTGGCCCGGGCCATGAGCCGGATCGAGAGCGAGTCCGAGCGGATGGGCGTGCTGGTCGAAGAGCTGCTCACCCTGGCCCGGCTGGACGAGGGACGCATCGCGGAACGGGCACCGGTCGACCTGGCCGCGCTCGCCGCCCAGGCCGCCGGCGACCTCAGTGTCGCCGAGCCGGGGCGCCCGGTCACCGTGGCCGCCCCGGCCCCGGTCGTGGTGGACGGCGACGAGCACCAGCTGCGCCAGGTGCTCGGCAACCTGCTGGCCAACGCCCGGGTACACACCCCGGCGGGCACGCCGGTCGTGGTGCGGGTCGGGACGGACGGCGCGAGCGACACCGCCAGCGGCGCTGGTGCGGCCGGAACCGCCGTCCTCGAGGTCGCTGACCGCGGCCCCGGCATCCCGGCGGAGGACCAGCCGCGCGTCTTCGAGCGCTTCTACCGGGTCGACCCGGCCCGGACCCGGGCCAGCGGCGGCGTCGGACTCGGCCTGGCCATCGTCGAGTCGGTCTGCACCGCGCACGGGGGCACCGTCACGGCGCAGGAGAACCCCGGCGGAGGAGCGCTGTTCCGGGTCCGGCTGCCCCTGTCCAAGACGCCGGAGGACGGCCGGCCCTCCCAGCGGACTCCCAGCGCGGACCCACAGACGTCCCAGCCCCGACCGGCACCCTCGACGTCATAG
- a CDS encoding DUF5666 domain-containing protein, translating to MPTSTRRSLAAWAAAGVLGTAVAAGAVVSAAGAASAAGTSGTTTSPTVPTATTQHRPWGALRHAGIHGEFTVKNKSGNFVVLDTQRGTVTGTTGSTLTVRSPDGFTATYTVDSTTKIRKDRAPASLTDIKVGDTVGVVGVKSGGTVTAKAIRDGVPQRQESAAPSSTAPGAA from the coding sequence ATGCCCACATCCACCCGCCGCTCACTGGCCGCCTGGGCCGCCGCCGGAGTCCTGGGGACGGCGGTCGCCGCCGGCGCCGTCGTCTCCGCCGCGGGGGCGGCGTCCGCAGCCGGCACCTCGGGCACGACCACCAGCCCGACGGTGCCGACCGCGACCACCCAGCACCGACCGTGGGGCGCGCTGCGGCACGCCGGGATCCACGGCGAGTTCACCGTGAAGAACAAGTCCGGCAACTTCGTCGTCCTCGACACCCAGCGCGGCACGGTGACCGGCACCACGGGCAGCACGCTGACGGTCAGGAGCCCTGACGGCTTCACCGCGACCTACACCGTCGACTCCACCACCAAGATCCGCAAGGACCGCGCGCCGGCCAGCCTCACCGACATCAAGGTCGGGGACACCGTCGGCGTGGTCGGCGTCAAGAGCGGTGGCACGGTGACCGCGAAGGCCATCCGGGACGGCGTCCCCCAGCGCCAGGAGTCCGCGGCCCCGTCCAGCACCGCACCCGGCGCCGCCTGA